One stretch of Proteiniborus ethanoligenes DNA includes these proteins:
- the plsX gene encoding phosphate acyltransferase PlsX has product MRIAVDAMGGDQGVMVTVKGSIEAVKELGINIILVGNEEIIKNELSKYEYSGNNIEIISAEDIITNDEEPAMAVRRKKQSSMVMGLNLVKDKMADAFVSSGSTGALLAGGLLLVKRIKGVDRAALAIPYPTKKGVSLLLDAGANTDCKAKYLQQFAIMGSIYMEKILDTANPKVSLVNIGTEEGKGNELSKETYDLLKNTNVNFTGNIEARDIPEGDADVLICDGFVGNIILKLTEGLAMSIFSLLKEEFMSSFTSKIGALLLKSGLKKFKKRLDYTEYGGAPLLGIKGVVIKAHGSSDAKAIKNAIKQAKILVENKVIERIEDEVSFLGGNHDREERI; this is encoded by the coding sequence GTGAGAATAGCTGTAGATGCTATGGGTGGAGATCAGGGGGTAATGGTTACAGTTAAAGGTAGTATTGAGGCTGTAAAAGAATTAGGAATCAATATAATTCTTGTGGGTAATGAAGAGATAATTAAAAATGAATTGTCGAAATATGAATATAGTGGAAACAATATTGAGATAATTAGTGCTGAAGATATAATTACAAACGATGAAGAACCAGCTATGGCCGTAAGAAGAAAAAAACAGTCATCTATGGTTATGGGGTTGAACTTAGTTAAAGACAAAATGGCAGATGCGTTTGTCTCTTCTGGAAGTACGGGAGCTTTGTTGGCAGGTGGCTTACTTCTTGTAAAGAGAATAAAAGGTGTAGATAGGGCAGCTCTTGCTATACCCTATCCAACAAAAAAAGGTGTATCTTTATTGCTAGATGCAGGTGCAAATACAGACTGCAAAGCAAAATACCTTCAACAATTCGCAATAATGGGCTCTATTTATATGGAAAAAATATTAGATACTGCAAATCCTAAAGTATCTCTTGTAAACATTGGTACTGAAGAGGGAAAAGGAAACGAGTTATCAAAGGAAACCTATGATTTACTTAAAAATACAAATGTTAATTTTACTGGCAATATAGAAGCAAGGGATATACCAGAAGGAGATGCAGATGTATTAATATGTGATGGTTTTGTTGGAAATATTATATTAAAGCTGACGGAAGGTCTTGCAATGTCAATTTTCAGCTTATTGAAAGAAGAATTCATGAGCTCTTTTACTAGTAAAATAGGAGCATTATTATTAAAATCAGGATTGAAGAAATTTAAGAAAAGACTTGATTATACCGAATATGGTGGTGCTCCCTTATTAGGGATAAAAGGAGTAGTAATAAAAGCTCATGGTAGCTCAGATGCAAAAGCTATTAAGAATGCAATAAAACAGGCCAAAATTCTTGTCGAGAATAAAGTAATTGAAAGAATAGAAGATGAAGTAAGTTTTTTAGGAGGTAATCATGATAGGGAGGAAAGAATTTAA
- a CDS encoding beta-ketoacyl-ACP synthase III, with protein MIGRKEFKGVGIVGTGSYVPEKVITNFDLEKMVDTTDEWIRTRTGIRERRILDIEKGSSYMAIEAAKKALEDAEIKPEDIDLIIVSTVTPDMMFPSTACLVQESLRCKNAAAFDLEAACSGFLYGLSVAYSFISSGIYKNILLIGAEALSRITDWTDRNTCVLFGDGAGAVVVSEVPEGKGVLGLDLGADGEGKDLLKISAGGSLMPATDDTIKNKLHYIYMEGNEVFKFAVRKMEEISLKVIQKTNLKLQDIDFLVPHQANMRIIESARKKLKLREDKVYINLENYGNMSSASIPVALDEAVRKNKIKNNDVILLIGFGGGLTWGAMVLKWHSRRSA; from the coding sequence ATGATAGGGAGGAAAGAATTTAAAGGAGTAGGAATAGTAGGAACTGGCAGTTATGTTCCTGAAAAGGTGATTACAAATTTTGATTTAGAAAAAATGGTAGATACAACTGATGAATGGATAAGAACTAGAACTGGAATTAGAGAAAGAAGAATACTTGATATAGAAAAAGGGTCATCATATATGGCGATAGAAGCTGCTAAAAAAGCTTTAGAAGATGCAGAAATAAAACCAGAGGATATAGATTTAATTATTGTTTCAACTGTTACTCCAGATATGATGTTTCCATCAACAGCTTGTTTAGTTCAAGAAAGCTTAAGGTGCAAGAATGCAGCGGCCTTCGACTTAGAAGCAGCATGCTCTGGATTTTTATATGGACTTTCAGTTGCATATTCTTTCATAAGTTCAGGCATATACAAAAACATTCTGCTTATAGGTGCAGAAGCACTGTCAAGAATAACAGACTGGACAGATAGAAACACCTGTGTTTTGTTTGGCGATGGTGCTGGGGCAGTTGTTGTAAGCGAGGTACCAGAAGGTAAAGGAGTCCTAGGCTTAGACTTAGGTGCAGATGGAGAAGGAAAGGATTTGTTGAAAATTTCAGCAGGAGGTTCTTTAATGCCTGCCACAGATGATACAATAAAAAACAAATTACACTATATTTATATGGAGGGCAATGAGGTATTTAAATTTGCAGTCAGAAAGATGGAGGAAATATCCCTTAAGGTTATTCAAAAAACAAATTTAAAGCTACAAGATATTGATTTTTTAGTACCTCATCAAGCAAACATGAGAATTATTGAATCAGCAAGAAAGAAATTAAAGCTTAGAGAAGATAAGGTATATATAAATTTAGAAAACTATGGTAACATGTCCTCAGCTTCTATACCTGTTGCTTTAGATGAAGCAGTAAGAAAAAACAAAATAAAGAACAATGATGTGATTTTACTCATAGGTTTTGGTGGAGGTCTTACCTGGGGGGCCATGGTTTTAAAATGGCACAGTAGAAGGAGTGCATAA
- the fabK gene encoding enoyl-[acyl-carrier-protein] reductase FabK: MIKTELCDLLNIEYPIIQGGMAWVATSELAAAVSNAGGLGIIGCGNAPREVIEAEIANIKKLTDKPFGVNIMLLSPYAEDIIEFLYEEKVPVVTTGAGNPGKYINKFKEIGTKVIPVVPSVALAKRMEKIGADAVVVEGTEAGGHIGELTTMSLIPQVADEVTIPVIAAGGIADGRGFIAALSLGAKGVQIGTRFICTVECKVHENYKQAIIKSSDRDAVATGRTTGHPVRALKNAFTKKLAQLEKQNTDIETIENFGVGMLRKAVIEGDIVNGSVMAGQISGLIKDIKTCKAVIEDIMLEAEAIRRNIYSL, from the coding sequence ATGATAAAGACAGAATTATGTGATTTGCTTAATATTGAATATCCGATAATCCAAGGTGGAATGGCTTGGGTTGCTACATCAGAGCTAGCGGCAGCAGTTTCAAATGCTGGAGGATTAGGTATAATAGGATGTGGGAATGCTCCTAGAGAAGTTATTGAAGCAGAGATTGCTAATATAAAAAAACTAACAGACAAACCTTTTGGGGTTAATATAATGCTTTTATCTCCATATGCAGAGGATATTATAGAGTTCTTATATGAAGAAAAAGTTCCTGTAGTAACAACTGGAGCAGGGAATCCAGGAAAATATATTAATAAATTTAAGGAAATAGGTACTAAAGTAATACCTGTAGTACCATCAGTGGCCTTAGCAAAGAGGATGGAGAAAATAGGTGCTGATGCAGTTGTTGTAGAGGGAACTGAAGCTGGAGGGCATATTGGGGAACTAACTACCATGTCACTTATTCCACAAGTTGCCGACGAGGTAACAATCCCAGTGATTGCTGCGGGAGGGATAGCCGATGGAAGAGGCTTTATTGCAGCTTTGTCATTAGGTGCGAAGGGAGTACAAATAGGAACAAGATTTATTTGTACAGTTGAATGTAAGGTGCATGAAAATTATAAACAAGCAATAATTAAATCAAGCGATAGAGATGCAGTAGCTACAGGCAGGACTACTGGTCATCCAGTAAGAGCATTAAAAAATGCATTTACTAAAAAGCTAGCTCAACTTGAAAAACAAAATACTGATATTGAAACTATAGAAAATTTTGGAGTTGGCATGTTAAGAAAAGCTGTTATTGAGGGGGACATAGTTAATGGATCAGTTATGGCTGGACAAATAAGTGGACTGATAAAAGACATAAAAACTTGCAAAGCAGTTATAGAAGATATTATGTTAGAGGCTGAAGCTATTAGAAGAAATATATATAGTCTATAG
- the fabD gene encoding ACP S-malonyltransferase, giving the protein MRKIAFLFPGQGAQYIGMGKEIAEKYPSANKIFQISNESLNLDLKNLCFEGPDEELMKTEFTQPAILTTSVAILKVIGEHGINAEICAGLSLGEYTALVYSNVLSFEEAVKLVKKRGRFMQEAVPEGKGAMAAIIGLDNSLVMEAMDKARTKGVVEGANYNCPGQIVISGEVEAVKDACTIAKELGAKKATLLSVSAPFHCSLLKNAGDKLKDELVNVSINQPIKKIISNVTGDYIINSDEIKDLLTKQVSMPVLWEKSIEQMIDDGINTFIEIGPGKTLIGFAKKISKKYDNEFDYFNVENIETLDNLLTKI; this is encoded by the coding sequence ATGAGAAAAATAGCCTTCTTATTTCCAGGTCAAGGTGCTCAGTATATAGGCATGGGAAAAGAAATTGCTGAAAAATACCCTAGTGCTAATAAAATATTTCAAATATCAAATGAAAGTCTTAATTTAGATTTAAAAAATCTTTGCTTTGAAGGACCTGATGAAGAACTGATGAAAACTGAATTCACTCAGCCTGCTATTTTGACCACTTCTGTAGCAATTTTAAAGGTAATTGGGGAGCATGGAATAAATGCAGAAATCTGTGCAGGTTTAAGCTTAGGAGAATATACAGCATTAGTATACTCAAATGTATTATCCTTTGAGGAAGCAGTAAAGCTAGTAAAAAAAAGAGGAAGGTTTATGCAAGAAGCAGTGCCAGAAGGTAAGGGTGCTATGGCAGCAATAATTGGATTAGATAATAGTTTGGTAATGGAGGCTATGGATAAAGCTAGAACAAAAGGAGTTGTTGAAGGCGCTAATTACAATTGTCCTGGTCAAATTGTTATTTCTGGTGAAGTTGAAGCAGTAAAGGATGCATGCACAATAGCCAAGGAATTAGGTGCAAAAAAAGCAACTCTTCTTTCTGTAAGCGCACCTTTTCATTGCAGCTTACTTAAGAATGCTGGTGATAAGTTAAAAGATGAACTAGTTAATGTAAGCATCAATCAGCCTATTAAAAAAATTATATCAAATGTAACTGGAGATTATATTATTAATAGTGACGAAATTAAAGATTTGTTGACTAAACAGGTTTCAATGCCAGTTTTATGGGAAAAATCTATAGAACAAATGATAGATGACGGTATAAATACTTTTATCGAAATAGGACCAGGAAAAACTTTAATTGGGTTTGCAAAAAAAATTAGTAAGAAATATGATAATGAGTTTGATTATTTTAATGTTGAGAATATTGAAACACTAGATAATTTGTTAACTAAAATATAG
- the fabG gene encoding 3-oxoacyl-[acyl-carrier-protein] reductase encodes MDLRGKTALVTGGSRGIGRAIAIKLASLGSDILFSYSSNEEKAKEVQVEIEKMGRRVLAVKADVSKMDNVESLVIQGMNYFSKIDILVNNAGVTKDNLLMRMTEEEWDDVINVNLKGTFNVTKSLIRNMLKQKECSIINVASIVGASGNAGQCNYAASKAGIIGFTKSLAKEVAKKNIRVNAVAPGFISTDMTEKLPEKIVNEYLEKIPLQKLGEPEDIANAVAFLASDMSKYITGQIIVVDGGILI; translated from the coding sequence ATGGATCTTAGAGGTAAAACAGCTTTAGTTACTGGAGGCTCTAGGGGTATTGGGAGAGCCATAGCCATTAAACTTGCTTCACTAGGCTCTGATATATTATTTTCATATTCAAGCAATGAAGAAAAAGCAAAAGAAGTGCAAGTAGAGATTGAAAAAATGGGAAGACGTGTATTAGCTGTAAAGGCTGATGTTTCAAAAATGGATAATGTTGAAAGCTTAGTAATACAAGGAATGAATTATTTTTCCAAAATAGACATATTAGTTAATAATGCTGGAGTCACTAAAGATAATCTTCTTATGAGAATGACTGAAGAAGAATGGGATGATGTAATCAATGTTAATTTAAAGGGTACATTTAATGTCACTAAATCTTTAATAAGAAATATGTTAAAACAAAAAGAATGCAGCATTATTAATGTAGCATCTATAGTTGGAGCTTCTGGCAATGCTGGGCAATGTAATTATGCTGCTTCAAAGGCAGGTATAATTGGGTTTACTAAATCTTTAGCCAAGGAAGTAGCTAAGAAAAATATTCGAGTTAACGCTGTTGCTCCTGGGTTTATATCTACAGACATGACTGAAAAGCTTCCAGAAAAAATAGTTAATGAGTATCTAGAAAAAATACCATTGCAAAAACTTGGTGAACCTGAAGATATAGCTAATGCAGTAGCATTCCTAGCAAGTGACATGTCAAAATATATTACTGGACAAATAATTGTTGTTGATGGTGGTATATTAATTTAA
- the acpP gene encoding acyl carrier protein: MIFDKIKKLIAEQLDVAEEDINLESSFQEDLDADSLDVVELIMAIEDEFDIEISDEEAEKIATVKDAVEYIQNNTK, encoded by the coding sequence ATGATATTTGACAAAATTAAAAAGCTAATTGCAGAACAACTTGATGTTGCAGAAGAAGATATTAACCTTGAATCTTCTTTTCAAGAAGACTTAGATGCTGATTCATTAGATGTTGTAGAATTAATTATGGCTATTGAAGATGAATTTGATATTGAAATATCAGATGAAGAAGCTGAAAAAATAGCTACTGTTAAAGATGCAGTTGAATATATTCAGAATAATACTAAGTAA
- the fabF gene encoding beta-ketoacyl-ACP synthase II: MKKRVVITGLGIISPIGTGKEEFLNSLLEGKNGISNITRFDIDGFNTTIAGEIKDFDPEKYIDKKEAKRMDRFTQYAVAASKLAIEDAEIDIEKINNDRFGVILGSGIGGLETFEEQHEKFLEKGPKRVSPFFIPMMIGNMAAGQISIMFKAKGVNETIVTACASSTNAIGDAFRIIQRNDSDIIITGGAEASITPMALAGFSAMKALSTNNLNPSKASRPFDKNRDGFVMGEGAGILVLEELGHALNRGAKIYGEIIGYGCTADAYHITTPAENGEGAAKAMKIALNDAGIQPSEVDYINAHGTSTSYNDMLETAAIKAVFKEHAYNLKISSTKSMTGHLLGAAGGVEACACALSISNGYIPPTINYETIDEECDLDYVPNKGIFQDVSIALSNSLGFGGHNASIVIKKYID, from the coding sequence ATGAAAAAAAGGGTAGTGATTACTGGTTTAGGAATAATAAGCCCAATAGGAACTGGAAAGGAAGAATTTCTCAATTCGCTTCTGGAAGGCAAAAATGGGATATCAAATATTACTAGATTTGATATAGATGGATTTAACACCACAATAGCAGGAGAGATAAAAGATTTTGATCCTGAAAAATATATAGATAAAAAAGAAGCAAAAAGAATGGATAGATTTACCCAGTATGCAGTAGCAGCATCTAAGCTTGCTATAGAAGATGCAGAAATTGATATTGAGAAAATCAATAATGATAGGTTTGGTGTTATTTTAGGCTCAGGTATAGGAGGCCTTGAAACCTTTGAAGAGCAGCATGAAAAGTTTTTAGAAAAGGGACCAAAGCGAGTTAGTCCATTTTTCATTCCAATGATGATAGGAAATATGGCTGCAGGTCAAATATCCATAATGTTTAAAGCAAAGGGAGTAAATGAAACTATAGTTACTGCTTGTGCATCATCAACAAATGCAATTGGCGATGCTTTTAGGATAATACAAAGAAATGATAGTGATATTATTATCACAGGTGGAGCTGAAGCCTCAATTACCCCTATGGCTTTAGCAGGGTTTTCTGCTATGAAAGCATTATCTACAAATAATTTAAATCCTTCTAAAGCAAGTAGGCCTTTTGATAAAAATAGAGATGGTTTTGTAATGGGGGAAGGAGCAGGAATATTAGTTTTAGAAGAACTAGGCCATGCTTTAAATAGGGGAGCAAAGATTTACGGAGAAATAATTGGATATGGTTGCACAGCAGATGCATATCACATTACTACTCCTGCAGAAAATGGAGAAGGTGCTGCTAAAGCTATGAAAATCGCCTTGAATGATGCAGGTATTCAACCAAGTGAAGTGGATTACATTAATGCCCATGGTACATCTACATCTTATAATGATATGCTTGAAACTGCAGCAATTAAAGCAGTATTTAAAGAACATGCATACAATTTGAAAATTAGCTCTACCAAGTCAATGACAGGACATTTATTAGGAGCAGCAGGAGGAGTAGAGGCATGTGCATGTGCTTTGTCTATATCAAATGGATATATACCTCCAACAATAAATTATGAAACCATTGACGAGGAATGTGATCTTGACTATGTACCAAATAAGGGTATATTCCAAGATGTAAGTATTGCATTATCCAACTCATTAGGTTTTGGTGGACATAATGCATCTATAGTTATAAAAAAATATATAGACTAA
- the rnc gene encoding ribonuclease III translates to MRYVINAERIHLLNEIQNKIGYKFRKIELLNWALTHSSYANEHKRYKITYNERLEFLGDSVLGLIVSDYIFVKYSDYPEGDLTKLRATVVCEPSLSHVAKEIGLGKYLLLGKGEEVTGGRERVSILADAFEALIGAIYIDGKFINAKTFVLRYMTGIIENAVNGRELFIDYKTQLQELLQKKTKSKIEYKIVSEEGPDHNKTFYTEVVVKNRVLGKGFGKSKKEAEQSAAKVALEGMEIENEH, encoded by the coding sequence ATGAGATATGTAATTAATGCAGAGAGGATTCATTTGTTAAATGAAATTCAAAATAAAATAGGATATAAGTTTAGAAAAATCGAATTATTAAACTGGGCATTGACTCACAGCTCTTATGCTAATGAGCATAAACGATATAAAATTACATACAATGAAAGATTAGAGTTTCTGGGAGATTCTGTATTAGGACTTATAGTAAGCGACTACATTTTCGTAAAATATTCAGATTATCCAGAGGGAGATCTTACAAAACTTAGGGCAACTGTAGTCTGTGAACCTTCCTTATCACATGTTGCAAAGGAAATTGGACTAGGAAAATATTTATTGCTAGGAAAAGGAGAAGAGGTAACTGGTGGAAGAGAAAGGGTTTCTATATTAGCAGATGCTTTTGAGGCTTTAATAGGAGCTATATATATAGATGGGAAGTTTATTAATGCTAAAACTTTTGTGCTGAGATATATGACTGGAATTATCGAAAATGCAGTCAATGGAAGAGAATTATTCATAGATTATAAAACACAGCTACAAGAGCTTCTGCAGAAAAAAACAAAATCAAAGATTGAATATAAAATAGTATCAGAGGAAGGTCCAGATCATAATAAAACCTTTTACACAGAAGTGGTTGTGAAGAATAGGGTCTTAGGGAAAGGCTTTGGGAAAAGCAAGAAGGAAGCAGAGCAAAGTGCTGCAAAAGTAGCCTTAGAAGGAATGGAAATTGAAAATGAGCACTAA
- a CDS encoding elongator complex protein 3, protein MSTKHHIIPIFVPHIGCPNDCIFCNQKKIATDKTNVDTKGIANTINNYICTIPETNEKLEIAFFGGSFTGIDMDIQRELLETAYYYKRNGYVDRIRLSTRPDYIDDKRLHLLKQYGVDIIELGVQSMDQEVLLNSFRGHSDLDVINASRLIKDYGFVLGLQMMLGLPTSNYVKELFTAKQLISLKPSIVRIYPTLVIKDTFLEKKYFRGEYIPLTLNEAIIICVDLLMLFNYYNINVIRIGLQPTDNIAENKDVVAGPFHPAFRQLVEEKIYKEILTSFFKNIGNISNNIQVKINKKEISNFIGQNSSNLKYLNDSFGIDKVKVLGGDISKSSFYIENKDMNYEINIREYTEKYLLNKKLITIDD, encoded by the coding sequence ATGAGCACTAAACATCATATAATACCCATTTTTGTTCCTCATATAGGATGTCCTAATGATTGTATTTTCTGTAATCAGAAAAAAATAGCAACAGATAAAACTAATGTTGATACTAAGGGTATTGCAAATACAATTAATAATTATATTTGCACTATTCCTGAAACAAACGAAAAACTAGAGATAGCCTTCTTTGGTGGAAGCTTTACAGGTATAGATATGGATATTCAAAGAGAGCTTTTGGAAACAGCATATTACTATAAAAGAAATGGTTATGTTGACAGAATAAGATTGTCTACAAGGCCAGATTATATAGATGATAAAAGGTTACATCTATTAAAGCAATATGGTGTGGATATAATTGAGCTTGGTGTACAATCTATGGATCAAGAAGTCCTCTTAAATAGCTTTAGAGGACATAGCGATTTGGATGTAATAAATGCTTCTAGGCTAATAAAGGATTATGGATTTGTTTTAGGCTTACAGATGATGTTAGGACTTCCTACAAGTAACTATGTGAAAGAACTATTTACAGCTAAGCAGCTCATAAGCTTAAAACCTAGTATTGTAAGGATATACCCGACCTTAGTCATAAAAGATACATTCTTGGAGAAAAAGTATTTTCGTGGAGAGTACATTCCATTGACCTTAAATGAAGCCATCATAATATGTGTGGACTTATTAATGCTGTTTAATTATTATAATATTAATGTCATTAGAATAGGCTTACAGCCAACTGACAATATAGCTGAAAATAAGGATGTAGTTGCAGGTCCATTCCATCCTGCATTTAGACAATTAGTTGAAGAAAAAATATACAAAGAGATTCTAACCTCTTTTTTCAAAAACATTGGCAATATTTCCAATAATATACAGGTTAAAATTAATAAAAAGGAGATTTCTAATTTTATTGGTCAAAATTCTTCAAATTTGAAGTATTTAAATGATTCATTTGGGATAGATAAAGTGAAAGTCTTAGGTGGGGACATAAGCAAATCTTCTTTTTATATAGAAAACAAAGACATGAACTATGAGATAAATATAAGAGAATATACTGAAAAATATTTGCTAAATAAGAAGTTAATTACAATTGACGATTAA